The Pseudomonas sp. S06B 330 genome contains the following window.
GAATAGGAACTGCGTTGCTTGCCAGCTCGCACTTGCGACACATACTCACGTCGGGCCTGGGTTAGCTTGGTCAGCAGTGCCTCGTAGGCGTACATAGCGATCTGTGGGGCCGGACTCACTCCAACGAACAATTCGCGGTCCATAACGCGGCTTGTCGATTTGCACCAACTGCGCCTGGGGAACGACCGAACTCCGAATGCTTCTCCAACGATTGAGCCCAGATGCTGGTCCCAAGTTGGCCTGCGCTTGACCCTGGCTTTCTCCGACTCGACTTCGCCCACATCACACAGGTGCACGTCCATTTCGGTCAGGCGGTACTCGCGCATCAGCGCCCTCGCCGGGGTGGCGTGATTCGTTGAATTGGGAGGAATAGCAATCAGATAGGTGCAGCTGGGGTTGCTGGCAGGAGGGCACCTTAGCGCTCTCAGAAAATTCCTACAAAAGCTTCGGTAGATTCCTGGATCAAAAGTAAGAAGTGCCACATACCATTCCCGCTCTTTTTTTGGGTAGGGCTGAATGTGTTGAACAGTAATAGACCTTATTGGGCTGCGCTTTTGCTTTTACTCTGCTTAATGGCTAACGTTGCGCATGCTGTCTCTATCCAATCCACTCGTAGTCAATACGAACCAGGTGGGGTGCGTTATTATTTTACTGTTACTGCCTGGGAGGGGGGCGGTCATAGTTTTTGCAACGATTCTAGAGCTGTTACATGCAGTTTGAGGTTGGTTGGGGCGCAACGTCCGGGTGACTCCACGTATGTGGAGTCTAGCAAGCACTACTGGGGTGGGATAAGGCCAAGTACTTCTATGGCAGACATTCGCAGACAAATGTCTGGTTTTTCGATCCCTTTTCAAGGTAGCTTGTTTGTTCCCAAGGATTCAAAAGTGAGCGATAGCTTTTGTATCACCTTTGCTCAAGGTTACAGCTATTCTGGAGCAGGAGGAGTTGTTGTTCCTGTTGGAACTTGCGCTCAAGTTATTAAGCCAACCATGCAGTGCGAGATCAAAGGAAATACCAACATTAACCATGGCAATGTAAGTGATGCTGCCATTGATGGTAATGAGGCAGCAACCACACTTCAGTTAACATGCACCGGGGAGAGCAGTGTAATCGCAAAACTATCTTCGGCCGTAAACCTCAGAGCAGATCGTAGTTTGTACTCAAAACTCACAGTCGGAGGGAAAAGTGCGCAGGGCGGCGTTGAGGTTTTTATGGAAAAGGATTTGCCCCGCCCAGTTGTCGTCAAATCAACATTGTTCAGCAACGGAACCGTTGAGCCTGGTGCTTTTTCCGGATCTACCGTGCTTACAATCTCGCCACCTTAGGCTGACCTAGTGGGATTGCCTTCTTCAGCAGCGTCCGGGTTGTACTACCTGGACGATCGCGTGCATCGATCCGTACAACACCGTTCCACCAAATCACCA
Protein-coding sequences here:
- a CDS encoding MrpH family fimbial adhesin translates to MADIRRQMSGFSIPFQGSLFVPKDSKVSDSFCITFAQGYSYSGAGGVVVPVGTCAQVIKPTMQCEIKGNTNINHGNVSDAAIDGNEAATTLQLTCTGESSVIAKLSSAVNLRADRSLYSKLTVGGKSAQGGVEVFMEKDLPRPVVVKSTLFSNGTVEPGAFSGSTVLTISPP